The DNA region GCCAATTGTGCTGTCTCTAAATCCCTTATTTCTCCTACCATCATTATATCCGGGTCATGGCGGAGCATCGAGCGGAGTGCATTAGCAAAGGTAAAATCAATCTTCGGTAAGACTTGCATCTGGGTTATCCCTCTTATTTGATACTCAATTGGGTCTTCAATAGTAATTATATTCTTTTCAATAGAGTTAATTTTAGTCAAGCAAGCATATAAAGTAGTTGTTTTCCCAGAACCAGTTGGTCCTGTAACTAATATTATACCATGTGGCTGAATTATTAATCGATTTATTGTTGATAAATCCTCATTACATAACCCTAATTCTTCTAAGGTATATGGTTTTCTACTCAAAATTCTTATACTTACGCTCTCTCCAAAAGGTGTAGGAAGAACAGATACTCGTAAATCATATTCATCTTTGCCTACCTTAATCTTTATCCTGCCATCCTGTGGAACTCTATGTTCTGCAATATTTAAATCTGCCATTACCTTTATCCTTGAGATAATTGCCTGGTGGAAATGGCTAATTTTATCGGGTATAGGAATATTATAAAGTATGCTATCAATACGGTATCTTATGGTTAACTCTTTTTCATAAGGCTCAAAATGAATATCCGTAGCTCGGCTATTAATAGATTCTAATATAATTTCATTAACAAACTTAATTATCGATGGGTCTTTGGCATTATTACTTATATCTTCAGATTCTTTTGTTTCGCTTGTAATTTCAAGTTTTGCTCCTTCAAAGTAGTCTCCTCTTGCCTTTATTCCTTCTATGGTTTCTGCCCCTATTCCATAGTATTTTTTAATTGCCTTCAATATATCTACTTCATTACTTAAAACAAGTTTTATTTCGTACTTTAAGAGGCGTTTTATGTCATCTAAGGTATGAATATCTGTGGGATTAGTCATAGCTACCGTGAGATAACTATCATTTAAAGATAGAGGTATAAGTTTATAATGTAAGGCAAATTTAGCGGAAACCTT from bacterium includes:
- a CDS encoding GspE/PulE family protein, which translates into the protein MYSSISEEKEGLSTTNIPYVNLEDIQIEAKAIRKVSAKFALHYKLIPLSLNDSYLTVAMTNPTDIHTLDDIKRLLKYEIKLVLSNEVDILKAIKKYYGIGAETIEGIKARGDYFEGAKLEITSETKESEDISNNAKDPSIIKFVNEIILESINSRATDIHFEPYEKELTIRYRIDSILYNIPIPDKISHFHQAIISRIKVMADLNIAEHRVPQDGRIKIKVGKDEYDLRVSVLPTPFGESVSIRILSRKPYTLEELGLCNEDLSTINRLIIQPHGIILVTGPTGSGKTTTLYACLTKINSIEKNIITIEDPIEYQIRGITQMQVLPKIDFTFANALRSMLRHDPDIMMVGEIRDLETAQLAIRTALTGHLVFSTLHTNDAAGAIARLLDMKIEPYLISSSIEAIIAQRLVRKICPGCKEGNRGQMTEDRGQKFGCEECRYTGYKERTGVYEILLMTDEIRELILNQSPTYKIKEKAVELGMKTLLEDGMKKVEAGITNKLEVLRITQQ